One Sphingomonas kaistensis genomic window, GGTCGCCGCCGTGCCGGTATCGTCGAGCGCCGAGGTGATCAGCGCGGTTTGGGTCGGCGGTCCGGCAGGAGCCGGGGGCGGGGTCGGCGCGGGCGGCGTGGAGGGCGCCGATCCGCTGAAGTCGAGGTAAGTATAACCCGAGCCGGCGAAACCAACATAGACCAGACCGAACTTGTCCATGTCGCCCGAAATCGTCTTGATGTGATCAAGGCTGTTCATCGGCCGCTCGCCGATCTTGGTCCAGTTCACCCCGTTGTCGGCCGAATAGAAGATGCCGTTGTTGCCGTTCACTTGGCCGACGATGTAGATCGTGGCCGGTCCGCCGGCCTTTTCCGGCGCGCCATAGCCGAATGAGGCGGCGTTGACGCCGGGGACGGCCTTCCACGTTGCGCCCCCATCGGTGGAGTGCATGAGCCCGGTGTAATAGGGATTGCTCGGATCGTTCCCGAGCGCTCCCGAGGTGAAATAGAGTGCGCCCGCCTGGCCCGGAACCGCTTCGATTTTCGCGTTCCAGTAGGACCAGTCTGCGACCTGCCCGCTGAAGACTTTACTCCAGCTCACGCCGCCGTCGGTGGTACGATAGACGCCGGTATTGGAGTCGTAGAGATAGAAGGTGTTCGGCGCTTCGCGGTCGGCGGTTATCGACGTCCGGTTAAGATAATAGAAGGCGTGAACCATGTTCCAGTCGGTGATCCCCGCGATGGAGACGTTCGACCAGGTCTTGCCGCCATCGAGCGTGTAGGCAGGAGGCTGATTGCCGGCCGCGACCCAGATAAAGTTGGTCGTGGTGCTGGCAGCGATGCTTCCGCCGACAGTCGACGTTGCCCAGCTCGGCAGTCCGGCGAACTTGTTCCAAGTCTTGCCGCCGTCGACCGAGTAACCGCTATTTTCCGTGCCCCAATAGTCCGACACACCGACCATGAAGCTCGAGTTCGACGACGCGTAATCCACCGACCAGCCCATCGAGAACGCGCCGCCGGAGTAATTCGTGGCATATTGATCGACATCGGGCATGGACACGAACGCGCGGTCCCAGGACGCGAAGAGCGGGTCCGCGCCGACCGCACCGATGATATCGTTGGCGACGAGCTGCTCGATCCCTCTGCTTTGGGAATTCCAGACGACCGGGGTGTTCCAATCAAGATTGCTGGGAAGCTGGGTGTTCCACACCCCGACACCGGCCGACTGCCACAATTTGCCCGGCGTGGTCGGATCGAACATGAACCCGCCAGTGGACATGTAGTAACCGCTATTCTCGAGCCAAGGCACATCATTGCTGGATTCGAGCCCCTTGCCCCAGTTCCAGCCGTTGCCCCAATCGGCGCCCGCCGTCTTGCTCTCGATCAGATTGCCACCATCGTCACTGACCACAAGATGCGACGAGTTGAATGGGTCAACCGCTATGCCGTGAGCGCTGCTGGCGAGAAGTTTCGTCCACGCGCCGTTGGCAAATTTCCACAGGGCTTTATCGCTATTGCCGGTCGCATAATAAGTGCCGTCGGGAGCGATGGCAGCATGGCCGATATCGGCAGGGCCACCGATCGCCGACCAGGTGAACCCACCGTCCTTGCTCTGATAAACGCCGGCGCCAGCCGTGCCGACGAAGACGGTGGTCCCCTGAATGATGATCCCGGTCATGCCGGGATCGACGGTGTTCGCACCTTGCGCGACAGCGCTGATTTTCTGCCAGTTGGCGCCGCCGTCGCGGGTCACCCACAGGCCGTCCTTCTGGCTACCGACGAAGACGATGTTCGGATTGGTCGGGTCCACGGCCATCTTCTGGCCGTCCATTCGGTTGGGGCTGTTGGGATCGAAACCCGTTCCGACAAATGACGTCTTGGTCCAGGTTTTGCCCTGGTCTGTGCTCTTATACACGGACTTATCGAAGGCCATGTAGAGGACCTGCGAATTACTGGGCGCTATGCGGATTTCGTAGACGCCGGTCTTGCCGCTGTTGAGGTCGGGCATGGAGGCGGCAGTAACGAGCTGCTGCCAGGCATTTCCATTCCAGATGTATGCACCGTACGTATCGGCGCGGGCGACCATGGTGCCGTCTTTGGCGATATCCATGCCGGTCAGCCAACCACCCGCACCGATGGCCACAGGCTTCCAAGCACTATCTCCCGGGAACGTAAGTCCCATTCAACCCTCCCAGCTATTCTTGCTCTCGGCTGCACGATCAGTCGCGTAGCCGCCTTGCCGAGCGGGAAAATTGGGCCGAATTGGTTAAGATCCCGTCTCCGAAAAAGAGCGTTCGGAGCAGCTAATCGCGTGAAGACATGATCTCATCACGCGCCGGTTTTCACAATCGAATCAAAACGTTACGTCCAAACGCCCCCGCGCCGACCGGTGTCGAGTGCAAGATCGCGCTAGAAAACTCTACAGGCGTTACAGATGTAATCGTCGAAGCGTTTATTGTTGACGACAGTTTGCAGCGGAGGATCAACCCTTCATCCCTGATTAAATACTTATGGAGGCTCCGATAATTATCGCTTTGTGAAGTTGTGCGACGTCATCTGGGTTATCTGTAGTCAGTAAAATCGACGATGCATCCCGCAACCTTCTTGACTAGGCTTCTACTGCTCGCCGGTGTGCTCGCGCCTGTATCAGCCTCGGAGCCGAAGCCAGGGTCACTGGTCGCGCTATAAGCCTCTGCTGACCGGCTTTCGCGGCAGGCCGCGCCCGCCACTCCGACCGAGGCCGTGACCAGCGAAAAAGCTTCGAACGCTCGCGTGATGCTAAGCTTGCCTAGGGCCGCGCAAACGCCGGCATCATCGATCGGGCGTGCCAATACTTGAAAGACGCCGGAGTAAGACTGGACTGCGCCAAGCCATCAGCCTACCGCCTGAGGACTATGGACATTCTCGCCCTTTCATGGACGGTGCAGCCCCCGGCGGGGATGACCCAAAGCTCCCTCAACGATGCGGGAACAAGGCTCACCCAATACCTCAGCGCGCTGCTTTTCTATCTGAGGTTGCCGCAGGTCGACCAGATCTTCGTCTTTGAGAATTCCGGTTACGATTTTACCACCCTCCGCATCCTCATCGGGCAAGTATCGGGCAAGGTGACATTCGTCTCTACCAGCCCGGATTATGACCCGACGAGGGGGAAGGGGTACGGCGAATTCCGGATGTATGACGAGGGGCTGGCGTCAGTCGAGATCGAGCCTACCGCCCGTGTCTGGAAGATCACCGGCAGGCTGATCGTCAAGAACCTTTCCGAAATCATCGCCACCGCGCCCGCCTTCGATGAGCGGCCAAGCCTTTATTGCGACCTCCGCCGCGTTCCGCTCGTCCCGTCCTCAGTCTGGGGCCACTGGATGGATACGCGGCTGTTCGCCTTCAACGTGCCATTCTACGACAAGCATTTGCGAGGGCAGTTCGGCTGCAACTACACCATCGAGGAAGGCTTCTTTGACATTGCTCATCCCCTCCTGAAAAAGAATGGAGCAATGATCGTGCCGCGCTTTCGCTGCCAGCCCATCTACGAAGGGCAGTCAGGCAACACAATGAAGTCCTATCTAAGCGGGAAGCACCTTGCGGCGCATAATGCCCGCAAGATCACTAGGCGCGTAGCCCCGGCGCTCTGGCTCTAGTTACTTGGCCAGATCAGCCGTTGCATCAGCGTGCCTTTCCCGTTTCGAGGCGCAGGCGTATTTTTGAGAATGGCATTGATCACGGCGAACACGGCCAGACCTACAAACGGTGCCGAGATCAGACCGGCCAGGAACCCTAGTGCGAACATAGTAATTTCCTTAACTGTTGCCCGAAGGTGAGCCAAGGCTTCGGTCAAGACGCTTGCTGCACTATGAACAGGTTAGTTCGTGAGGCTTTGGCTATGCGGCGGGTCCGCCAGTCGCGCCCTCTAGGCCATCGCTGGCAATGCGAAAATAGCCTACCGGAAAGTATGGATTTGCCTTGGCCTTAACCCTGGTGACAGCATCCTCATGCGAATCGAATTTGCTGGAGTTGGTGGCGTGTTCCTGTTCGGGCTTTGACGGCATTTCGACTACATAGAATGGGCCTGCATCATCCGTCACATCGCCTTACATACGTCCTGTCTGCCCTAGTATGTATTCAGAAACTTAATTTCCTGCCATCAAGCGTTTTTTAGGACGCGATCGACGTCGGCTGGCGCAATATCAAACTTCGAATGTATCATTACTGCAATGTTATCTTTTTCGGGCTCAACGATGAAGCGGCGCAGTCCCTCCGGGGTGGATAGATCATGATCCCAAGGCTGGCGCACCAGCGCCACGGTCGAAGGAGCGTGACGACTGTTCTCATAGCCCATCACTTCCCGGATATAGACCCCGTACAATATATATTCTGAGAAGGTGCGCTGCTGCCCGATCGCAATCTGCCACGGTTTGCCCGTGGCTTTTTCAACGTGCCGTTGCATCCCACGCATGTCCTCACGGGACCAGCTGATTAAATGGCCGACATGACCGCGCCGTGCTGCGCTGCCCGTCTCCAACCCGAGCAGATCTTCTGCGACCCCGGTCCACCGTTCGACCATCGCATCGGTGTAGTTCACATCCAGCAGGCCGATCTTGTTGTCGATCATCAGCATTCCGGGCTGGAAAGGGCGAACAAAAGCGACATCTGAATCGATGCAGACCAAAACCTCGTGGTCGAGCGACGAGGTGGCGGCCATCTTGAGCAATTGCTGACGGATCCACCCGCGCATCGGGAGGGTGCGCCAATGCAGCCAAAAATTCTGGCGAAGCGGAAGCCGTAACTGTCGGATCCCGATGACGTCTTCGGCGGCCAGCAGGATCGTGCGCGACGAGGCAAGATGCCGGAATGCCGCCATCTCGAAGGAATCCACAATCAGGTAATGGCGAATATCCGGCGCGAACAGGTCCAGCGAGCGGACAAGTATCTCGCATCTCTCCAGATCAGGAAGAAAGGTCGGCGTGACAAAGGCGACAGACTGCAATGCAAGCTCCTGATGACGGCCCGCTGGCCTTTTCGTGACGCCGGCGGGACAGCACGGCAATGCATCGCCGCCGACGATGCCCAGATCAGACCACCAGGTCTACCCGTACCCACCCGGCACAGTTGGTGCCGACATAGGCTCGTCCGAAGCGGTCGGGGTCGCCCGCAATACAGGTAACCCCAGCCAGCATCCGACTTGGAAATCTAGTCAGCAGCTTGGGTTCGGTAGCGAACCAGTCGATGCTGACAAAAAGGCCCTTCTGTTTCTTGACTTCGCCCCAAAAAAATAGGGCTGGGCGAGATTGACCGGGTGCGGCCTTGCTGAAGCCGAACGCTGTCACGTTACGGATCGACGGGTGGAGCTGGCTCCAGGTCTTTCCATCGTCCTTCGACCAATAGAAGCGGTCGCCCGGAAAATCGGCGTGCGGTGTGTAGACGAGTTCACCGGAGCGTCCCGGTACATACTCCAGCTGGCATTGCCAGAATTGGCGGGGGTCCATGCCAAGGAGCATCATCTCCGAAGCTGGAATGTTCGGTGCGCCAATGACGCCGGTCGCCTGCCTGGTCCAGCTCCTTCCGCCGTCACGCGTCAGCCAGAGTCCCCCGAGAGGATTAGTGTATTCGTTGTCCTTAACGGTGGTGTAGACCAGAGCGAACGTTCCCGGCCTGGTCTTGTCCGCCGAAATATTCTTTCGGGCTACGTAGAATGCATTGGCGAAATTGGTGGTGGGATTGCTCCCGTCGAGTTTGATGGGCGACCAACTGCGCCCTCCGTCGAGCGTGAATACGCCCGCCGCATTGTTCGAGGGCAGAAGCACGATGTTGGTTCGTGATCCGGCCGCAATGCAGCCGCCGTTGCCCCAGCCGCTATCGGGCGCGTTGCTGAATGCCTGCCAGGTACGACCACCATCTGCAGTGTAGCCCGGCGCGCTCTTATCGCTTGGCGCAATCACTCCGACGAGGAAGTTCGGATCTTCGGGCGCAAAATCGATCGAGGAAGCGAAAGCGACGAGATCGGTGGTGTGCTTGCCACCGGCTGTAACGGGATAGCGGAAGTCGTTGCTGAACGAAGTTAGGCTATCGACCCGCCAGAAGGACTTGTCCCAGGCCGACAGGTAGGTCTTTCCGCCTGGCACGCAAAGCACTGAGGTCGTGCACAATTCCTCGATACCGGCCGACCAGTCGGTCAAAGAGCCCCGCGACCGGTCGACGTCCGCCCTGGCGACGCCAACACCTTGCGCGATCCAGGCCCTGTTCGGTTCGCGGGGGTCGAAGCGGACCTGGGCCGGAAACAGCATTGTCAGCCCGCCCATCCACCGAATTTCGCCGCCGCCCTCGGCCCACTTCCCCATGAAGGCCTTCGAAAAAGTGGCCCCATAATCTTCCGATTGCATGGTCGCGCCATAGGGCGCGATGGCGAGCAGGCGTTCCGGGCGGGCGGGATCGACTGCAACGACGAACGCTTCCTGCTCCCCCTTGCCCGACGACCAGCCGGCCCCCGGCTTGAAGCGCCATAGAAGTCCGCCGACTGTCTCTTTGGTGAATTCGCAAACGTAAATGCTGCCGTCGGCACTGGCGACGATATTGGAGCTGTAGCGGGGGCCGCCAGAAAGGCTTTCGAATTGCCCTGCGGGGCCGGTGGTAGATCGGAACAGGCCAAGACCTGTCACAAAGACATACACCGTATCTGGCGAACCTGGGTCAAACAGCACGAGATAGAGGCCGGGCGCGCCATCCTGCGCTGCGCCAGCAGCCGGCACGGCTGCGCTGCGCCAGGTAACGCCGCTATCGGCCGTGTACCAAACCCCCTCGCCCCAGGTGCCGACGATGACTGAAGACGGAATCTTCGGGTGAACATCGATTGCCGGGTTGAACAAGCGCTGCCAGCCGGTGTTCGCCAGCATCTTCACCGGCCTCAGCGCGGTTCGCCGGATCGTTCTGCCCCCGTCCGCCGACCTCCAAATGCTGCCTTGAAAGCTCGCATAGATGACATTCTTGTCGGACGGAGCCAAGCGGATGCCCGCGACGCCTAGGCCGTCGGCTTTGTCCTTGGCGTCAGGAAGCGGATCATATTCCTTCGCTTCCATGCTGTCCGTGGTGAACAGCGGCATCCAGAACTTATCGGAGCGACGCCGGACATAGGCGTTGCCGACATCGGTCCGGCAGGCAAAAAATTCGCCGTCGGCGCTGATCTCGATCCCCGTCACGAAACCGCCAGCGCCGATCGGAACTTGCGCGAGGGAAACGGCTTTAAAGCCTGCAACCGGTCCTAATTGCAGGGGCGGCTGGGCGGGCGCAGCCGGCTGCAGATCGGCCGCATTGCCGGCGGTGAGCATGCCTTCGCCGCATCCGAACGTCGCTCCCGCCCCAGCGGCTCCGATCATTCCTTTGAGGGCCGTGCGTCGATCCACAATCAGATTCCTCGTCTCTGGGGCGGCAACCGCGTGCTGCAGGCAGCTACCATGCTAGCATTCCTTTAGAACTATCGTGCCATAAGAAGAGCATAATCAGCGAAGGGGCTCGCAAAAGCGCCTTAAATGGCTCATGCGTCGGCGACGCAGCAGCAATCAGTAGGAAGGAATAGCAGGTTGAAGTGGGCGGGGTTGGCAT contains:
- a CDS encoding DUF6492 family protein, with the translated sequence MQSVAFVTPTFLPDLERCEILVRSLDLFAPDIRHYLIVDSFEMAAFRHLASSRTILLAAEDVIGIRQLRLPLRQNFWLHWRTLPMRGWIRQQLLKMAATSSLDHEVLVCIDSDVAFVRPFQPGMLMIDNKIGLLDVNYTDAMVERWTGVAEDLLGLETGSAARRGHVGHLISWSREDMRGMQRHVEKATGKPWQIAIGQQRTFSEYILYGVYIREVMGYENSRHAPSTVALVRQPWDHDLSTPEGLRRFIVEPEKDNIAVMIHSKFDIAPADVDRVLKNA
- a CDS encoding Ig-like domain-containing protein — encoded protein: MAIGAGGWLTGMDIAKDGTMVARADTYGAYIWNGNAWQQLVTAASMPDLNSGKTGVYEIRIAPSNSQVLYMAFDKSVYKSTDQGKTWTKTSFVGTGFDPNSPNRMDGQKMAVDPTNPNIVFVGSQKDGLWVTRDGGANWQKISAVAQGANTVDPGMTGIIIQGTTVFVGTAGAGVYQSKDGGFTWSAIGGPADIGHAAIAPDGTYYATGNSDKALWKFANGAWTKLLASSAHGIAVDPFNSSHLVVSDDGGNLIESKTAGADWGNGWNWGKGLESSNDVPWLENSGYYMSTGGFMFDPTTPGKLWQSAGVGVWNTQLPSNLDWNTPVVWNSQSRGIEQLVANDIIGAVGADPLFASWDRAFVSMPDVDQYATNYSGGAFSMGWSVDYASSNSSFMVGVSDYWGTENSGYSVDGGKTWNKFAGLPSWATSTVGGSIAASTTTNFIWVAAGNQPPAYTLDGGKTWSNVSIAGITDWNMVHAFYYLNRTSITADREAPNTFYLYDSNTGVYRTTDGGVSWSKVFSGQVADWSYWNAKIEAVPGQAGALYFTSGALGNDPSNPYYTGLMHSTDGGATWKAVPGVNAASFGYGAPEKAGGPATIYIVGQVNGNNGIFYSADNGVNWTKIGERPMNSLDHIKTISGDMDKFGLVYVGFAGSGYTYLDFSGSAPSTPPAPTPPPAPAGPPTQTALITSALDDTGTAATVDNGAVINDGTPTLSGQLSAALLSGQKLAVYRDGELIGQAAATNTSWSFTDPGASDGKHDYVVKVVDSLGQAGAASGSFSLVIDTVAPNQAVVVVAADLSSSTGLKTASLSASSSGSTLVTGNITGTLAADETVVVFRDGVKVGTALVSNGSWSFNDAVTSGTFKYTAQVQDAAGNIGQMSSVLAVTLGTSLVEGTTRNDVLIGGGGADVLVGVGLTGKSLGKGTIDVLTGGAGNDVFVLGDSRGRFYDDGNSKSSGSNDYARITDFDTGDKVQLKGSAAEYLQGWIHNLQGASGTGIYHDTNGNGQIDSRDELIALVQNHGPLDSGDFIFV